From Vicia villosa cultivar HV-30 ecotype Madison, WI unplaced genomic scaffold, Vvil1.0 ctg.001719F_1_1, whole genome shotgun sequence, one genomic window encodes:
- the LOC131636412 gene encoding AT-hook motif nuclear-localized protein 7-like: MICMKMEERENFGAVNAVAGNQVPVSFHGAPRIENNLDFSMVTVPVSVPVTAVKKKRGRPRKYGPDGKPAPGAVTALSPMPISSSIPLTGEFSAWKRSGGRPVESIKKSAFKFDFESPPGQGVSVGASAGAGAGEGIAKAVGANFMAYILTVNSGEDVTMKIMSSQQGSRAICILSATGTISNVTLRQSTSSGGTLTYEGRFEILSLSGSFMPTENGITRSRSGGMSVSLAGPDGRVLGGGLAGLLIASGPVQVVVGSFLPNHHLEDKSKKQRVEHNISTITHNHPPPHINHHHHHTSNEVSFGGVKPIMTPAAFQEEKIVSFNNNNNVQDSRNNSSTDDKDPLPEKDSNHSQSNG; this comes from the exons ATGATTTGCATGAAAATGGAGGAAAGAGAGAATTTTGGTGCTGTGAATGCAGTGGCGGGTAATCAAGTTCCAGTGAGCTTCCATGGAGCTCCAAGGATTGAAAACAACTTGGATTTTTCCATGGTGACAGTGCCGGTGTCGGTGCCGGTGACCGCGGTGAAGAAGAAGAGGGGGAGGCCAAGGAAGTATGGGCCAGATGGGAAGCCTGCTCCTGGGGCTGTGACGGCGCTTTCGCCGATGCCGATTTCTTCGTCGATTCCGCTGACTGGAGAGTTCTCTGCTTGGAAAAGGAGTGGAGGGAGGCCTGTGGAATCTATCAAGAAATCAGCTTTTAAGTTTGATTTTGAAAGTCCACCTGGACAAG GTGTAAGTGTAGGTGCAAGTGCAGGTGCAGGTGCAGGTGAGGGAATTGCTAAGGCAGTAGGTGCCAATTTCATGGCTTATATACTTACAGTGAATTCTGGCGAG GATGTCACCATGAAAATTATGTCCTCCCAACAAGGATCACGTGCTATATGCATTCTCTCTGCAACTGGCACAATTTCAAATGTTACACTCCGTCAATCGACTTCTTCAGGGGGTACTTTAACATATGAG GGACGGTTTGAGATTCTTTCCTTGTCTGGTTCCTTTATGCCAACCGAGAATGGAATTACAAGAAGCAGATCTGGTGGGATGAGCGTGTCTTTGGCAGGTCCAGATGGTCGAGTATTAGGTGGCGGACTCGCTGGTTTGCTTATAGCTTCTGGTCCGGTGCAG GTTGTTGTGGGAAGTTTTCTTCCTAACCACCATCTAGAGGATAAAAGCAAGAAGCAGCGGGTGGAGCATAACATATCAACCATTACACATAATCACCCTCCTCCACAtattaatcatcatcatcaccacacGTCTAATGAAGTAAGTTTCGGTGGTGTGAAACCTATTATGACACCTGCTGCATTTCAAGAAGAGAAAATTGTttctttcaacaacaacaacaatgttcAAGACTCCAGGAACAACTCATCTACTGATGACAAAGATCCTTTACCTGAAAAGGATTCTAATCATAGCCAATCAAATGGTTGA
- the LOC131636420 gene encoding uncharacterized protein LOC131636420 — protein MSTGNTECLHLWAYNTRPVGAHWLLLAINPIREVVYYLNSVNGEWTNYPAMKDIVDLSIQVFRSQRDAQVSRTKSSNITWIQVQCPQQKNSYDCGYFVLRFMKEILQANQLEIPLTYLDEFRAAGYPRLKLEEIKENLCHFYIKRFFM, from the exons atgtccaccggcaatacagaatgtctgcatctttgggcgtataatacccgaccagtagg agcacactggttgctgcttgctatcaaccctataagggaagtcgtgtattatctgaattcggtaaatggtgaatggaccaattatccggccatgaaggacatcgttgattt atcaatacaagtgttccgaagtcaacgggacgcacaggtatcccgaactaaatctagcaacattacttggatccaagtgcag tgtccgcaacagaaaaacagttacgattgcggatactttgtattgaggtttatgaaagaaatccttcaggcaaatcaattagagattccgctcacg taccttgacgaattccgtgccgctggatacccgagacttaagttggaagaaataaaagagaatttgtgtcatttttatattaagcgctttttcatgtag
- the LOC131636418 gene encoding damage-control phosphatase At2g17340-like isoform X1, with protein sequence MMILKQFITSPTPIQTHTSIFSFHSHALSFTPPTTFRANSLSINQSPHFKTQGNISEEVMEISQLVRFSLLMDDTDTNNYKVCSIPMRLPSDDPTVPTPTELSWINLLYCGIPSFKKHAENDTSVPDAASKAELFAQRYAKILEDLKKDPASYGVPLDIPLLCRLREEVLKEVGFRDIFKKIKVEENTKAISLFENVVSLNDAIEDEGKRLENLIRGIFAGNIFDLGSAELAEVFSRDGMSFSTTCENLLPRPWIIDDLDALKVRWSKKSWKKVLIFVDNSGADIILGILPFARELLRRGSQVVLAANDLPSINDVTYSELIEVLSMLKDEEGNLLGVSTSNLLIANSGNGLPVIDLTKVSQELNCIASDVDLVILEGMGRGIETNLHAQFKCDSINIAMVKHPEVAEYLGSRLYDCLIKYKEV encoded by the exons ATGATGATATTGAAACAATTTATAACATCACCAACACCAATTCAAACTCATACCTCAATATTCTCCTTCCATTCACATGCTCTTTCTTTTACTCCCCCAACAACTTTCAGGGCTAATTCTCTCTCCATCAATCAATCCCCACACTTCAAAACACAAG GTAATATTTCAGAAGAAGTAATGGAGATATCACAGCTGGTAAGATTCTCTTTGTTAATGGATGATACTGATACTAACAACTACAAAGTATGTAGCATTCCTATGAGGCTCCCTTCTGATGATCCAACTGTCCCCACTCCCACTGAGTTATCTTGGATTAATCTCTTATACTGTGGTATCCCCTCCTTCAA GAAGCATGCTGAGAATGATACCTCTGTCCCTGATGCTGCAAGTAAAGCTGAACTTTTTGCTCAAAG GTATGCTAAAATACTTGAAGATTTGAAGAAAGATCCTGCAAGTTATGGCGTTCCTCTTGATATCCCT CTTCTATGCAGACTTCGTGAGGAAGTCCTTAAAGAAGTGGGATTCAGAGATATcttcaagaaaatcaag GTTGAAGAGAATACAAAAGCCATCTCTCTATTTGAGAATGTTGTTAGTCTTAATGATGCCATTGAAGATGAAGGCAAGCGACTTGAGAATTTAATTAGAGGAATTTTCGCAGGGAACATATTTGATCTTGGTTCTGCTGAG CTTGCAGAAGTTTTCTCTAGGGATGGTATGTCGTTTTCGACCACTTGTGAAAATCTTCTTCCTCGACCTTGGATTATTGATGACCTTGACGCTCTCAAAGTGAGATGGAGCAAGAAGTCCTGGAAGAAG GTTCTCATATTTGTTGATAACTCAGGTGCAGATATTATTTTAGGTATTTTGCCATTTGCAAGGGAGCTCCTTCGGCGCGGGAGTCAG GTTGTTTTGGCTGCCAATGACTTACCTTCTATCAATGATGTGACTTACTCTGAACTAATTGAAGTTTTATCAATG TTAAAGGATGAAGAAGGTAATCTTTTGGGTGTCAGCACTTCAAATCTTTTAATTGCCAACTCTGGAAATGGTTTACCT GTTATTGATCTTACAAAGGTGTCGCAAGAGCTTAATTGCATTGCCAGTGATGTAGACCTTGTCATTTTAGAAGGGATG GGTCGCGGTATAGAAACAAATCTCCATGCTCAATTTAAATGTGATTCTATCAATATTGCAATG GTGAAACATCCTGAAGTTGCAGAATATCTTGGATCACGGTTGTATGACTGTCTAATCAAATACAAGGAAGTTTGA
- the LOC131636418 gene encoding damage-control phosphatase At2g17340-like isoform X3, with the protein MEISQLVRFSLLMDDTDTNNYKVCSIPMRLPSDDPTVPTPTELSWINLLYCGIPSFKKHAENDTSVPDAASKAELFAQRYAKILEDLKKDPASYGVPLDIPLLCRLREEVLKEVGFRDIFKKIKVEENTKAISLFENVVSLNDAIEDEGKRLENLIRGIFAGNIFDLGSAELAEVFSRDGMSFSTTCENLLPRPWIIDDLDALKVRWSKKSWKKVLIFVDNSGADIILGILPFARELLRRGSQVVLAANDLPSINDVTYSELIEVLSMLKDEEGNLLGVSTSNLLIANSGNGLPVIDLTKVSQELNCIASDVDLVILEGMGRGIETNLHAQFKCDSINIAMVKHPEVAEYLGSRLYDCLIKYKEV; encoded by the exons ATGGAGATATCACAGCTGGTAAGATTCTCTTTGTTAATGGATGATACTGATACTAACAACTACAAAGTATGTAGCATTCCTATGAGGCTCCCTTCTGATGATCCAACTGTCCCCACTCCCACTGAGTTATCTTGGATTAATCTCTTATACTGTGGTATCCCCTCCTTCAA GAAGCATGCTGAGAATGATACCTCTGTCCCTGATGCTGCAAGTAAAGCTGAACTTTTTGCTCAAAG GTATGCTAAAATACTTGAAGATTTGAAGAAAGATCCTGCAAGTTATGGCGTTCCTCTTGATATCCCT CTTCTATGCAGACTTCGTGAGGAAGTCCTTAAAGAAGTGGGATTCAGAGATATcttcaagaaaatcaag GTTGAAGAGAATACAAAAGCCATCTCTCTATTTGAGAATGTTGTTAGTCTTAATGATGCCATTGAAGATGAAGGCAAGCGACTTGAGAATTTAATTAGAGGAATTTTCGCAGGGAACATATTTGATCTTGGTTCTGCTGAG CTTGCAGAAGTTTTCTCTAGGGATGGTATGTCGTTTTCGACCACTTGTGAAAATCTTCTTCCTCGACCTTGGATTATTGATGACCTTGACGCTCTCAAAGTGAGATGGAGCAAGAAGTCCTGGAAGAAG GTTCTCATATTTGTTGATAACTCAGGTGCAGATATTATTTTAGGTATTTTGCCATTTGCAAGGGAGCTCCTTCGGCGCGGGAGTCAG GTTGTTTTGGCTGCCAATGACTTACCTTCTATCAATGATGTGACTTACTCTGAACTAATTGAAGTTTTATCAATG TTAAAGGATGAAGAAGGTAATCTTTTGGGTGTCAGCACTTCAAATCTTTTAATTGCCAACTCTGGAAATGGTTTACCT GTTATTGATCTTACAAAGGTGTCGCAAGAGCTTAATTGCATTGCCAGTGATGTAGACCTTGTCATTTTAGAAGGGATG GGTCGCGGTATAGAAACAAATCTCCATGCTCAATTTAAATGTGATTCTATCAATATTGCAATG GTGAAACATCCTGAAGTTGCAGAATATCTTGGATCACGGTTGTATGACTGTCTAATCAAATACAAGGAAGTTTGA
- the LOC131636418 gene encoding damage-control phosphatase At2g17340-like isoform X2, producing the protein MMILKQFITSPTPIQTHTSIFSFHSHALSFTPPTTFRANSLSINQSPHFKTQEEVMEISQLVRFSLLMDDTDTNNYKVCSIPMRLPSDDPTVPTPTELSWINLLYCGIPSFKKHAENDTSVPDAASKAELFAQRYAKILEDLKKDPASYGVPLDIPLLCRLREEVLKEVGFRDIFKKIKVEENTKAISLFENVVSLNDAIEDEGKRLENLIRGIFAGNIFDLGSAELAEVFSRDGMSFSTTCENLLPRPWIIDDLDALKVRWSKKSWKKVLIFVDNSGADIILGILPFARELLRRGSQVVLAANDLPSINDVTYSELIEVLSMLKDEEGNLLGVSTSNLLIANSGNGLPVIDLTKVSQELNCIASDVDLVILEGMGRGIETNLHAQFKCDSINIAMVKHPEVAEYLGSRLYDCLIKYKEV; encoded by the exons ATGATGATATTGAAACAATTTATAACATCACCAACACCAATTCAAACTCATACCTCAATATTCTCCTTCCATTCACATGCTCTTTCTTTTACTCCCCCAACAACTTTCAGGGCTAATTCTCTCTCCATCAATCAATCCCCACACTTCAAAACACAAG AAGAAGTAATGGAGATATCACAGCTGGTAAGATTCTCTTTGTTAATGGATGATACTGATACTAACAACTACAAAGTATGTAGCATTCCTATGAGGCTCCCTTCTGATGATCCAACTGTCCCCACTCCCACTGAGTTATCTTGGATTAATCTCTTATACTGTGGTATCCCCTCCTTCAA GAAGCATGCTGAGAATGATACCTCTGTCCCTGATGCTGCAAGTAAAGCTGAACTTTTTGCTCAAAG GTATGCTAAAATACTTGAAGATTTGAAGAAAGATCCTGCAAGTTATGGCGTTCCTCTTGATATCCCT CTTCTATGCAGACTTCGTGAGGAAGTCCTTAAAGAAGTGGGATTCAGAGATATcttcaagaaaatcaag GTTGAAGAGAATACAAAAGCCATCTCTCTATTTGAGAATGTTGTTAGTCTTAATGATGCCATTGAAGATGAAGGCAAGCGACTTGAGAATTTAATTAGAGGAATTTTCGCAGGGAACATATTTGATCTTGGTTCTGCTGAG CTTGCAGAAGTTTTCTCTAGGGATGGTATGTCGTTTTCGACCACTTGTGAAAATCTTCTTCCTCGACCTTGGATTATTGATGACCTTGACGCTCTCAAAGTGAGATGGAGCAAGAAGTCCTGGAAGAAG GTTCTCATATTTGTTGATAACTCAGGTGCAGATATTATTTTAGGTATTTTGCCATTTGCAAGGGAGCTCCTTCGGCGCGGGAGTCAG GTTGTTTTGGCTGCCAATGACTTACCTTCTATCAATGATGTGACTTACTCTGAACTAATTGAAGTTTTATCAATG TTAAAGGATGAAGAAGGTAATCTTTTGGGTGTCAGCACTTCAAATCTTTTAATTGCCAACTCTGGAAATGGTTTACCT GTTATTGATCTTACAAAGGTGTCGCAAGAGCTTAATTGCATTGCCAGTGATGTAGACCTTGTCATTTTAGAAGGGATG GGTCGCGGTATAGAAACAAATCTCCATGCTCAATTTAAATGTGATTCTATCAATATTGCAATG GTGAAACATCCTGAAGTTGCAGAATATCTTGGATCACGGTTGTATGACTGTCTAATCAAATACAAGGAAGTTTGA